TATTGGCCAACAGATAGCAATGCTCATAGATGTGATCATCACTGGGGGAGAGAACcactgtgtctcttcctctctgaagGGATGAACCGCAATCTTGGTAACCTTTGGTATGTTTCTTTAAATAcctatggtatttttatttggtGAGTGCCAAGTTAGCCTTTCTGATGTCTGTATTCCCCTGCAAAAACTTGTCTTTCCTCAAAGCATTTGTATTTCTGAGGCTGTCTTTCACACACTTCACTAGACTGTATGCCTATGAggacagggatttttgtctgttttattcactgctgtgtccccagcacctaggATCATGTCTGTCTTAGAGCACAggctctgtaaatatttgttacatggATGAATCATATGCCCTATAAAAGATAGTtctatttattccacaaatattcaaCAAATGCCTAGTTGCTTGTTACGCTCCACACACTGAGGATATGAGAATGGAGACGACCAAGCCCTTGCCTTCAAGAACACCCAATGTATTTGGGGTGGTGGGCAAAGAACCTGGCAAGACAGCCTGCCACTGCTCTGATGGGGATGCACATGGCCTGTTGGGGCCCCAGGAGGACTTTCCTGGGGGAAGCTGAATAGAGAGATGGCTAGGAGAGGGCCAGAGAAACAGGATAAAGAAGGGAGAGAGTGTTTCAGGTAAAGGACACAGCAGATGAGAAACTGGGAAGGGCAGCATAGTAGTGATGGTAGAGGCCACTGAGGTCTATAAAAGTCCTATTATCAGAGGCCTCAAAAGCCAAGTAAAGGAGTTTGGTCTTGACCATCAGGGCAGTAGGCACCTAAGAAGGTCTTTGCACCTGGCATAGGTGCTGAGCTGATACCGGCTGCAGGGGGGCAGCACCAGGCAGGCCACTCACCTGGTGTGCTGCTGGAGGTGGGAGAGCTGTCGGAAGGACTTATCACAGTAGGAGCAGTGGTAGGGCTTGACGCCCAGGTGGATGCGCAGGTGCTGGGCCAGGTAGGAGGCGTTGGCAAAGGACTTGGAGCAGTGCGGGCACTTGTGGGGCTTGGCCTCGGTGTGTGACTTGGAGTGGATCTGCATCTCAGACTTGGTGAAAAAGGTCAGCGGGCACACCTTACACCTGTGGGGCAAGAGGAACATCATACCCGGGAAGTGTAAGCTTCTGCCTGTAAGCTCAGGGGACTTCCACAGCACACAGACCTCGCACCTGGCACAGGGCTTTCTTGTGAGGAGCCCACCTTGGAAAGACAGGGGGCAGCCTACCAACCCGAGCACCCTCCAATGTGGAGGTGAAGGCTGTCCTACTGGGGGCCCATTTGCAGCAGGAGGGGAGTGGGTTACATTTCCCCGGGAGGAGAGGCCCAGCAGTCCTGGAAAGGTGTGCCCAACACTCCTTACTCCTTAACACTCAGGAGTAAGAAGTTCTCCTCTGGGCTGCACATCAGAAGCATCTGGGGAGCTTTCAAAAAGGGCTGACTGGACCTCTGCATGCCCCCCCACCTAACAAATTAAATCAGGATTTCTGGAGGTACAGTCCTGGGATTGGCATTTTCTGAGCGTTCCCCAGATGATTGTAACTTGAGGGCTGAGAACATTGTTGGAAGGGAGGAAGAATCAGACTCCCACATTTCCAGGCTGCCTGTGAGGTTGGCTCCCAGCAGCCCTGCACATGCATGGAGTACAGCCCCCAGCCCACCTGCAAAAGGTCAGAACTCCCACTCCTCTGGGCCTGGCACCCACCCTCAGCCCCCAGAGTCCCTCTTTCCAACCCCAGCTGCTGGGCATCTAGGGCGAGCCTCCGCCCCATGCCCATGTGGACCCCCTCCCACCAAGACCCCCACCTGTATGTTTTGCCCTCCTTGGCAGTCTCGCCCGAGGCCAGGATGGGGTAAGGGACTACGAGGACAGGCGGCCCCCCTGGGTTCTCCGCCTTGATCTTTTTGCGGCCGCGCTCGGACTTGGGGGGGCCAAGCAGGCCGTGGCCCTGGATTGTCTTGATGGAGTCCAGGAGGGGGGGGCTGGTGATCCCTGAGATGAGGGTGGGGGACGAGGCGATGAGGCGGCTCtggctggtggtggtgggtgtGGACGGGGTGCTGGTACCCGTGCCTGCACTCGACTCAGACGTGCTCACAGCCGGGGTCCGGGAGGAGAGCCCCAGACCTGTGGaagacatgggggtgggggcagctgcaGAGGCCTTTCCGAGCCTCCCCTTCCCTTTGTAAATTACCCAGGGGTGACTCCATGAGAGCCTGTGTACGTGTAAGATGCCTTACACACCTAAGGACTAAATTGGGTTGGTAACAGAGGCCCTTTGGAAATACTTCAAACCACAGCAAAAAAGCACAAAGATGTTCACTACTGTATTATTTGCAATGGCAAAAAATCAGAGTAATCAAAATATGCAACATGAGGGAAGGAGTCAATAAACTGTGATTAACCTTCTCTACTGAATATTAACTGCCCATTAAAGAGATGATGTTTGTGAAATGAAACACAcgcacaaaacaaatgaacagacatGTTATATGTATGTACAGAAAAAGTAAGTAGGGGAAGAAGAGGTACCAAAAGTGATGTGGACAGTAATGTTAggagtaaaaaaatttttttaaagttttttggcTTAACTGTACTTTGATTCTTTGACAATGAACTTTTTCAAAAACTTCTGTAAtacaagggtgcctggctggctcagtcagaggagcagtgttcaactcttgatctcggggttgtgggttcgagccccacactgggtgtagagattactttaaaaaaagggaaaaaaaaacttttgtaatAAAAGGCATTCTCTTAAAAATGAGAGGACTAGAAACATTTACAATATCAGGTCAAGCAGACCACAAGAGGAAAGTGGTAATGATCATGTAACAAAAACAATGCTGCTTttagaaagaaaccaaaaatccATCCACTGAGAAAGGTAAGATCCAGAGATAGACAACTGTTTGTGTCACCTGCTGCCAGCAGGAGTGTGCATTTATCACCCTCGATGGAGGGCTGATGGCCAGAAGCCATTAATATGTCAAATGTACCTAACTTCTGACAAACCAATGACTTTTAGAAATGGCACATGAAGAAATATTTGCGCATGAGCACAAAGATGTGTGTATATGGACTTTCTGTACGACCAAACTGAACACAACCAGTTTGTCTTCAGCAGGGGCTGTGTAAAAAGATGTGGTCCATCCTCCCTATAAAGGACTGAGCAGCCACAAAAACAAGAAAGACGCTATAGCGTGGTGGAGAGAGAATGCCCAAATGTGCTGTTGTCAGGTGAAAAAGCAAATCACAGACAGTATGAAcccatctatttaaaaaaacacacacctaAGCTTCATATGTATGTAAAAGACAATAAAGATGTGTGTGTAAATGCTCAGAAATAGATCTGAGAAGACACACCCAACTAAATTTGTGTATAAATTGTGGTTTGCGCTAGGGAGGATGAAGAATTTTCTGGTAAAAGGAGACTTTCATACTTTGTCTATCTGCTtctattattatttgaatttttttacctggtgaattcatccattttttatatCTGtgattaaagaataaaacaaaataaattatagagaaaacATACGAAAAGGCTAACAATAGTATGACTCGggctaattttttcttttcagcttgtctgcaatttctaaattttctgtaaGGACTATGAATtacctttataattaaaaaaaagcattaaacatGCTTCTCATAGAATGGTGAGTAGGAAAAGTGAGTTGAAGTCATGGGTAAAGCCCTACTACAAGCTCAGCAAAACACACAcgcatattaaaaaataaacaagatggaaaaggaaggaaatgaaccAAAAGGCTCTCTAAGCTGCTGGGTTAGGAGCTGGGGATTAtgagtggggtttttttccccttagtttcgcttttttccaaatttccctTAATATgcttatattacttttttaatattacttttataatgaaaaaaataaatttaataaaatcataataagGGGGGGATGTGCAGAGTGTAGCTGGTGAGGCCTCGGGGGAGGCTCACTGGGTCCCATAATTCCTGGGAAATCTCTGAGAAGGGGcgaaggaggagagaggcaggggtgaGCCAGGGGAGGAACAAAGGCCCAGCTTCAGTGGCCTCCAGAGAAAGCCTGGCCGCCAGGCTCTGAGACAGACGTCAGGCAGCCCTGGCCCCATGACACCACCTCAGGATGTGCCCCACACCCTGGTATCAACCTACCCAAGACTGAGCTCACCTTTTTCCTTACTAGGTGCTTCCTCCTATGATTCCACCTCCCGGGCAGTGCCTGGGTGCTCTCTCACTCCTTCCTACTCTTCACCCCTACGTCTAGTCCAGCACCAAGCCCTATCCATTCCCCTCAACAAGTCCCAGATCTATCCCCTTCTCTCTATGCCCACTGCCTCTGCCTGATCCAGGCCACCACCCTCTCCTGCAGATCTCCCTGTTTCCTCTCTCAGAAAGCCAGTCCTCACTTTGCAGCCAGACTCAGGTCTGCAACCCAAATCTGAGCATTTCCCTCCCCTACTTAAAAACTGTCCATGGCTCCCCGTTGCCTGCCGGTAAAGTCCAAACTGCACAGCCTGGCCCACAGGGCCCTTCACATCTGGTCGGCTTCCTCTCTGAGACCAGGTAGAGCCAAGGGTCATTAAcacatgggctctggagccacgctgcctgcctctgcctcctgctgaCTGTGCAactctgactcagtttcctcatctgttaaatggagaCGTCAGAGTGAACAGGAACTGCTGTTTCCAGAGTCAAAAATAATCACCTGTTCAACCTCATACTAGCAGTACCCACCCCAGAGGGGCTCAACTGGAGTCAGCTGCCATATTATAGTCGTagtcaccaccatcatcatcatcgtttGGCCCTCCCACCCCGACAGACCTTCCAACGTGTGCTTTCTACACACATACCCGccttgcacatgctgttccctcttcctGCTCCACGGCCCTCAGCCAACCTGCACCTGCACGTGGCCCTTTCCCTCACCCCCAACAAGTCGGGTCAGGGCTCTTCTCCGGATTCCGTAAGTTCCCAGGAGGCAGCGCCCCCACCTCGGTCAGGATGTGGGGGTTCCTCCCAGGCCAGGATGGGAGGGGACcttcgccccgccccgcccccccgcccctcccgctagccccgccccgcccccgcagccccgcccctcccgctagccccgcccctcccgctagccccgcccctcgccgccggccccgccccgcccggcccgccgtACCTGTGACGGTGCTGGTGGCGGGCCGCGCGTGCAGCGCCACGTCGGGCTGCGGCACTGCCTGCGGGTGCAGCCCCGGCACCTGCTGCAGCTTGGGCAGCGACATGACCGCCTGGCTGCTCTCGGCCGGCGCCGGCGGCACCAGCAGCGGCTGCTGCGACGAGGCCGACGTGGGCGGCAGGTGCGGCGGCCGGATCTTCTCCGCCATCAGCTGCTCCTTGATCTTGTTAATCAGAACCAGGTTGTCCAGCTGCGggcgggagaggagaggcacTGAGGGGGCTGGGGCCGCGTCCGGCCCCTTCCCCGGGCCGCCGGTCCCCCGCGAGCCAGGAGCCCCGAGCCCCGCAGGCCGAGCCCCGCAGGCCGAGCCCCGCAGGCCGGGCCGAAGCCAGGGCAAAGCAAAGCAGCTCCAGGAGGGAGGGCGGTCGGAGGGCGACGCTTGGTCTTACCTGGCTGGgcatggtgggaggagggggcca
The Vulpes vulpes isolate BD-2025 chromosome 2, VulVul3, whole genome shotgun sequence genome window above contains:
- the ZNF362 gene encoding zinc finger protein 362 isoform X2; the encoded protein is MAEPRFNNPYFWPPPPTMPSQLDNLVLINKIKEQLMAEKIRPPHLPPTSASSQQPLLVPPAPAESSQAVMSLPKLQQVPGLHPQAVPQPDVALHARPATSTVTGLGLSSRTPAVSTSESSAGTGTSTPSTPTTTSQSRLIASSPTLISGITSPPLLDSIKTIQGHGLLGPPKSERGRKKIKAENPGGPPVLVVPYPILASGETAKEGKTYRCKVCPLTFFTKSEMQIHSKSHTEAKPHKCPHCSKSFANASYLAQHLRIHLGVKPYHCSYCDKSFRQLSHLQQHTRIHTGDRPYKCPHPGCEKAFTQLSNLQSHQRQHNKDKPYKCPNCYRAYSDSASLQIHLSAHAIKHAKAYCCSMCGRAYTSETYLMKHMSKHTVVEHLVSHHSPQRTESPGIPVRISLI
- the ZNF362 gene encoding zinc finger protein 362 isoform X1 gives rise to the protein MSRSSPSGKGHSRMAEPRFNNPYFWPPPPTMPSQLDNLVLINKIKEQLMAEKIRPPHLPPTSASSQQPLLVPPAPAESSQAVMSLPKLQQVPGLHPQAVPQPDVALHARPATSTVTGLGLSSRTPAVSTSESSAGTGTSTPSTPTTTSQSRLIASSPTLISGITSPPLLDSIKTIQGHGLLGPPKSERGRKKIKAENPGGPPVLVVPYPILASGETAKEGKTYRCKVCPLTFFTKSEMQIHSKSHTEAKPHKCPHCSKSFANASYLAQHLRIHLGVKPYHCSYCDKSFRQLSHLQQHTRIHTGDRPYKCPHPGCEKAFTQLSNLQSHQRQHNKDKPYKCPNCYRAYSDSASLQIHLSAHAIKHAKAYCCSMCGRAYTSETYLMKHMSKHTVVEHLVSHHSPQRTESPGIPVRISLI